Part of the Vanessa atalanta chromosome 1, ilVanAtal1.2, whole genome shotgun sequence genome is shown below.
gcaTGCGATACAATGCATCGCATGATTCGCGTGTAGTGTACTTATCTGTCAAAATTCACAGACAAGAGACAACGTTCACTTCAATCAATCGCTGTCATGAAAGCGCATTACGTTCCATTATATCCGGTTTACAttgattatatctttaaaagcCCTTTACattgaaacaaacaaaaattaattaattatttgaactaACTAAATGTAACCATTAACAACAATGGTAGTTTTTCTCATAAACTATTCGTCTagggtatttatatttaatttttcaataaaaaactaatcATTAAGAAACGGatatataccaaaaaatatatttatatttaaccaaAATCTTTgggataatttataataatttatggaagcagttttatttttgttgtaaaagtCATGTTGAGTTAAAAGAAacgttatattttgtttgttgctATGGTAATCTTGAATTGATAACAAACGCATGGCCAATGGCGGAGTTCAAAATTCTTGTGTTTACTGTCATGCTGTCAAGTTTCAATGCAAACccgaaaaaacattttttattgatcaAACTTTTATAGTAACTATCTGATAAATGTTGGAACACACAGAGGTTTCTAGAATACTTTGTAGAGATGTTTAAAAACACTTTTCAGTCCGGGTTTTTGTCAATTCTTTACAGTATAGGTAGCAAACCTTTGCAAATTTGGGATAAAAAAGTTCGAAATGGGCACATAAAACGAATCACGGACAACGATATACAGAGCTTAGTATTAGAAATAGTTGGGACCAATGTCAGCACTACGTATATCACTTGTCCTGCCGATCCAAAGAAGACTCTTGGCATCAAACTACCTTTTTTGGTTATGATTATCAAAAACctcaagaaatattttacattcgAGGTTCAGGTGAGCagcatgtatttattttaagagttacaattatacaattcaagaattgtttttaaaatgagtaCTTTTAGAACTTTGGAGTCAAGAATagcttttatatgttataattaattatattataaaaaaatattcaattgtcaTATTTCAGGTTTTAGATGACAAAAATGTGCGCAGGAGATTCCGAGCAAGTAATTATCAATCAACAACTCGTGTGAAACCATTCATTTGTACCATGCCTATGCGTTTAGATGAGGGTTGGAATCAGATTCAATTTAATCTTGCTGATTTCACAAGGAGGGCTTATGGTACCAACTATGTTGAGACTCTTAGAGTCCAAATTCATGCCAACTGTCGTATAAGAAGGGTCTACTTTTCAGACAGATTATATTCAGAGGATGAATTACCAGCCGAATTTAAACTCTTCCTTCCTATCCAGAATAAGGCAAAAACAGCAATTGCTACATAAAAATCAAACTGATGTTACCttagtaaatgtattttataagtaaaatttatttagtttttgttttatgaagcttcatatcataatatttatgtattttgtgaTCTCTCACAGAAATAAACATGCACACATTTTATAATTCCATTGTGTTTAATTGTAAAGTgttataaccattttttttaatttacaaagtaCCAACTCAAACTCAACAACTATCCAACAAGATTAGTCAAAAGTGTTTtctctaatttaaaattatgaaagatACCTAACATGGAAAAATTAGaatctaataaaatttagaaattacatacacaaaaaaaaaagaaaactacacaaggaacataattaAAATGGAAAGATATACTTATGTTAGTATGGCCTGCAATCaacgtaaaaattaatatatttaggagATAGTGACATTACTTTGTGCTTGTATTAAGCATTGTGAAAATAATGCAAAATAGAAAACATAACTTATTGTTCATTTAACGTTTGCCCTGTTTCGTGGATCACATGActcatatatatttgttgtgtCTCTGAGTTGTGTATGTTATTTGGACCAGCAAGTTTGTATCAATCTAGACTTTTTCAGTTTTGTATACGGTCGACAAATAAGATTGATTAATGAATTtatcaaaactaaaattaaatttcgaaaaaaatttgttattacTGGTTGCCATTTAATTATTAGGTTTTAAGGAAGTTTTTTTTCTTCCGTCTCAACGCAGGATTTTCCTTTTTACgagaaatcaatttaatataggTACTATTAATAGATCAAGtggaataaagttaaaatttaattttaatgttgtttagttttagttatatttgcattataataactgatttatataattttgtttatgattaataaaatattaatgagggGGGATCTGTTCTTTGAAAATGAGATTCACacgtaaaaaaacagcattaatTGAGTACTTTAGAAATTTCCACTATTATGTGTAAGGTACATAGTACTTACCGAACCTAAATGGAAACGATAATGTTATAAGAATaaagaattgaaaaaataaactaatttttaaacatgaatcaataatattttaataaaaagatatagTCGTACAGTTTtatgattgaaaataaatttaaataagtcctTCGtaagttatgtcagttaaatgattagcttaaatttaaaaatattacttattataattgagTAGTGACAACTCCCCGACTCCCtgtagtttttattattctgtGGTGACAACGATAAGTGCCAACTTCTTTTTATCAACTGTCAAAAGTCTGAGGTTTAGGTAATTGGTTAGAATGCAGAAATGTCTCTTAAAATAtccgatttattaaatttattagtagcATATTTAGTCACATTTACATCGACATGTTATGCCAATGATATATTAGGATGTGGTGGTTTTGTGAAAAGCCATGCAAGCTTGGATTTTTCCAAAATAGAGATCGGCTTGTAAGTTAAcctaaaaatcataatttaatctATCACGAATTTGggtcataattttaaaacttaatctaAGAGactaataatcttaaaataaattgtatttgatcGTTAAAATGACAATTTCATATTGCAccgttgaaaaataatattattaaattttaggtaCACGAAGGAAGGTAGCTTAAAAGAGAGAACTGAATGCGCCCCTACTAATGGATATTATTTCTTGCCATTATATGAAAAGGGCGAGTATATACTAAAGGTGCACCCTCCTGCTGGGTGGAGTTTCGAGCCTTCACAAGTAGAACTCCTTATAGATGGTGAAACAGACCAGTGTTCTACTGGTCAGGATATAAATTTCTCATTTAATGGTTTCGGTATAACTGGAAGAGTGATCACCGCAGGACAGAAACAAGGGCCTAGTGGTATTGATATCCAACTTGTAAATGAGAAAGGAGATGTTAGGAACA
Proteins encoded:
- the LOC125067332 gene encoding cilia- and flagella-associated protein 20; this encodes MFKNTFQSGFLSILYSIGSKPLQIWDKKVRNGHIKRITDNDIQSLVLEIVGTNVSTTYITCPADPKKTLGIKLPFLVMIIKNLKKYFTFEVQVLDDKNVRRRFRASNYQSTTRVKPFICTMPMRLDEGWNQIQFNLADFTRRAYGTNYVETLRVQIHANCRIRRVYFSDRLYSEDELPAEFKLFLPIQNKAKTAIAT